From Achromobacter spanius, a single genomic window includes:
- a CDS encoding DUF2784 domain-containing protein: MTYRILADLVLVVHGLFVAFVVFGGLLTLWKPRIAFWHLPALAWGAMVIGMGWICPLTPLEVSLRERAGQEGYAGGFIEHYVLGIIYPEGITRSTQMLLAALLIVGNLVVYTVWARRRAGERRAAAAAHK, from the coding sequence ATGACCTATCGCATCCTTGCCGACCTCGTGCTCGTCGTACACGGCCTGTTTGTCGCGTTCGTGGTGTTTGGCGGCTTGCTGACGCTGTGGAAACCGCGCATCGCGTTCTGGCATCTGCCCGCGCTGGCGTGGGGCGCGATGGTGATTGGGATGGGCTGGATCTGTCCGCTGACGCCGCTTGAAGTGTCATTGCGCGAACGCGCGGGGCAAGAAGGCTACGCGGGCGGCTTCATCGAGCACTATGTGCTGGGCATCATCTATCCCGAGGGCATCACCCGGTCCACGCAGATGCTGCTGGCGGCGTTGCTGATCGTGGGCAACCTCGTCGTCTACACCGTGTGGGCGCGCCGCCGGGCCGGCGAACGCCGCGCGGCCGCAGCGGCCCACAAATAG
- a CDS encoding nuclear transport factor 2 family protein — MHASIIAAIQDAEERLRQAMLSSDIAALEALLDPDLLFVNHMGWTVTREDDLAAHRGGLLKIHALDLSEQCILPRADCAVVSVLARIAGSYNGVPANGTFRFMRTWAPAVASGAESGAWRVIAASSVMVI; from the coding sequence ATGCACGCTTCGATCATCGCCGCCATCCAGGACGCAGAGGAACGGCTGCGCCAGGCCATGCTGTCCTCGGACATCGCCGCGCTGGAAGCGCTGCTGGATCCGGACCTGCTGTTCGTCAATCACATGGGCTGGACGGTCACGCGCGAGGATGATCTGGCTGCGCACCGCGGCGGGCTGCTGAAAATCCACGCGCTGGACCTGTCCGAACAGTGCATCCTGCCGCGCGCCGATTGCGCGGTGGTGTCGGTGCTGGCCCGCATCGCGGGCAGCTACAACGGCGTGCCGGCCAACGGCACGTTCCGCTTCATGCGGACGTGGGCGCCCGCTGTGGCGTCCGGTGCAGAGTCCGGCGCATGGCGCGTCATCGCGGCCAGTTCGGTGATGGTGATCTGA
- a CDS encoding restriction endonuclease, translating to MKFKMSQNSIFAVLLRSPWWMSAGVAVLLSAGGFAALPLEYAAMGVFAAVPFAVISIMAAYKQLRAPSGARVQAVTETVAAMSWADFSKTVEAGFRRDGCEVERLQAPGADFALSKDGHVAIVSAKRWKAARHGVEPLRELQAVREKRGAREAIYVALGDVSDNALQYAKAQGVSLMTAPELTKLLRDLKV from the coding sequence ATGAAATTCAAGATGTCCCAGAACTCCATCTTTGCCGTGCTGCTGCGCTCGCCCTGGTGGATGAGTGCCGGCGTAGCCGTGCTGCTCAGCGCCGGCGGCTTTGCCGCGCTGCCGCTGGAGTATGCCGCGATGGGCGTTTTTGCCGCGGTGCCGTTCGCCGTGATTTCCATCATGGCGGCCTACAAGCAGTTGCGCGCCCCGTCCGGCGCCCGCGTGCAGGCGGTGACCGAAACCGTTGCCGCCATGTCGTGGGCGGACTTTTCAAAGACCGTCGAGGCCGGTTTCCGGCGCGACGGCTGTGAGGTCGAGCGCCTGCAGGCGCCCGGCGCGGATTTCGCGCTGAGCAAGGACGGCCACGTGGCCATCGTCAGCGCCAAGCGCTGGAAGGCGGCAAGACACGGCGTGGAACCGCTGCGCGAACTGCAAGCCGTACGCGAAAAGCGCGGCGCGCGGGAAGCCATCTATGTCGCGCTGGGCGACGTGTCCGACAACGCCTTGCAATATGCCAAGGCGCAGGGCGTATCCCTGATGACCGCCCCGGAACTGACCAAGCTGCTGCGCGACCTGAAAGTCTGA
- a CDS encoding RNA-binding S4 domain-containing protein: MSIIEFTLAEGSPYIEINQLLKATGVVDSGGAGKMLVADGQVRVGGVVETRKTAKIRDGQIVTCGGVRIVVRAFAGAPEDDGDSA, from the coding sequence ATGTCCATCATCGAATTCACGCTTGCCGAAGGCAGCCCCTACATTGAAATCAACCAGCTGCTGAAGGCGACCGGCGTCGTGGACAGCGGCGGCGCCGGCAAGATGCTGGTGGCCGACGGCCAGGTCCGCGTCGGCGGCGTGGTCGAAACGCGCAAGACGGCCAAGATCCGCGATGGCCAGATCGTGACCTGTGGCGGCGTGCGCATCGTGGTTCGCGCCTTTGCCGGCGCCCCCGAAGACGACGGCGACAGCGCCTGA
- a CDS encoding DUF502 domain-containing protein: MTRLYKYFFRGLITVLPLALTIYLLYLFLAWTEGVALTFLRPFIGGFYVPGMGLALGILGILAIGYLVSKQRVQRFLTLVEMPFTNLPVVKSIYSSLKSFADYFSPSSKNTAQQVVVLRIPGQQLELVGLVTRRGTDGLPEGFTQGDRVAVYLPMGYMIGGYTVFVPQEWVQPIQMSVEEAMRSSLIAWMARAETGGIRPMPAASPDAAADKPVAQPVTQPVAQPAAQSAAPSAGQTAAAGNPANPVAPRPPGNGPV; encoded by the coding sequence ATGACCCGTCTCTATAAATACTTCTTCCGCGGCCTGATCACCGTCCTGCCGCTGGCGCTGACGATCTACCTGCTGTACCTCTTTCTGGCCTGGACGGAAGGCGTGGCGCTCACCTTCCTGCGCCCCTTCATCGGCGGCTTCTATGTGCCGGGCATGGGCCTGGCGCTGGGCATTCTGGGCATTCTGGCCATCGGCTACCTCGTGTCCAAGCAGCGCGTGCAGCGCTTTCTGACGCTGGTCGAGATGCCCTTCACCAACCTGCCGGTGGTCAAGAGCATCTATTCGTCGCTCAAGAGCTTTGCGGATTATTTTTCGCCCAGTTCCAAAAACACGGCACAGCAGGTCGTTGTCCTGCGCATCCCGGGCCAGCAGCTGGAGCTGGTGGGTCTGGTGACGCGCCGCGGCACCGATGGCCTGCCAGAAGGGTTTACGCAGGGAGATCGCGTTGCCGTCTACCTGCCGATGGGCTACATGATTGGCGGCTATACCGTATTTGTGCCGCAAGAATGGGTGCAGCCCATCCAGATGTCGGTCGAGGAAGCCATGCGCTCGTCGCTGATCGCCTGGATGGCGCGCGCTGAAACGGGCGGCATCCGCCCCATGCCGGCCGCCAGCCCGGACGCGGCCGCGGATAAGCCCGTAGCCCAGCCGGTGACCCAGCCCGTCGCCCAACCTGCGGCCCAGTCCGCCGCCCCGTCCGCAGGCCAGACCGCCGCTGCCGGCAACCCGGCCAACCCGGTCGCTCCGCGCCCCCCCGGCAACGGCCCCGTCTGA
- a CDS encoding winged helix-turn-helix transcriptional regulator: MRDLDRIDLKILDILQREGRISVTELADRVSLSATPCSDRIKRMEREGVITGYHARVNPAALGKNLLVFLEIKLSAKSGDVFDKVKQELLYVPEVMECHLVSGDFDYLVKARLTEMNEYRRLLGEILKRLPASAESHSYIVMEEIKETLFLPVDR, encoded by the coding sequence ATGCGCGACCTCGACCGAATTGACCTCAAAATCCTCGATATCCTGCAGCGCGAAGGCCGGATTTCGGTCACGGAATTGGCCGATCGCGTAAGCCTGTCGGCCACCCCCTGCTCCGACCGAATCAAGCGCATGGAGCGCGAGGGCGTCATCACGGGTTACCATGCGCGCGTCAATCCGGCGGCGCTCGGCAAGAATCTGCTGGTCTTCCTGGAGATCAAGCTGTCGGCCAAGTCGGGCGACGTCTTCGACAAGGTCAAGCAGGAACTGCTGTATGTGCCCGAGGTCATGGAATGCCACCTGGTGTCGGGCGACTTCGACTATCTGGTCAAGGCACGCCTGACCGAAATGAATGAATACCGCCGTCTTCTGGGCGAGATCCTGAAACGGCTGCCGGCGTCCGCCGAGTCTCACAGCTACATCGTGATGGAGGAGATCAAGGAGACGCTCTTTCTGCCGGTGGACCGCTAG
- a CDS encoding D-amino acid dehydrogenase, which translates to MHVIVLGSGVIGTTTAYYLARQGAKVTVLDRQPAAAQETSYANAGQVSPGYSTPWAAPGIPLKAFKWLFQKHAPLAIRLDGSLFQLKWMAAMLANCSADRYAVNKERMLRLSEYSRDCLRELRTSTGIHYEERTRGTLQLFRTEAQMEAARRDIAVLEEVGVPYELLDRHRLVTAEPALANSAHKLAGGLRLPNDETGDCQLFTRRLADMAAELGVEFRFGESVAGLNTAGGQITGVRVGNEVLTADRYVAAFGSYTRAFLEPLGLDLPVYPVKGYSLTIPMKDEAAAPVSTVLDETYKVAVTRFDQRIRVGGMAELSGFDLRLKDARRKTLELVVNDLFPGSGHVAEAEFWTGLRPMTPDSTPVVGATRYNNLYLNTGHGTLGWTMACGSGKLVADLVMGQRPAISTDGLGLSRYDRRAASRQQLVLDGKRA; encoded by the coding sequence ATGCATGTGATCGTCCTTGGCAGCGGCGTCATCGGCACCACCACCGCCTATTACCTGGCCCGGCAGGGCGCCAAAGTGACCGTGCTGGACCGCCAGCCCGCCGCGGCGCAGGAGACCAGCTACGCCAATGCCGGGCAGGTGTCGCCGGGCTATTCCACGCCCTGGGCAGCGCCCGGCATTCCGCTCAAGGCGTTCAAATGGCTGTTCCAGAAGCACGCGCCTTTGGCGATCCGCCTGGACGGCAGCCTGTTCCAGCTCAAATGGATGGCCGCCATGCTGGCCAACTGTTCGGCCGACCGCTACGCCGTCAACAAGGAACGCATGCTCCGCCTGTCCGAGTACAGCCGCGATTGCCTGCGTGAACTGCGCACCTCCACCGGCATTCACTACGAAGAACGCACCCGCGGCACGCTGCAGTTGTTCCGTACCGAAGCCCAGATGGAAGCCGCGCGCCGCGATATCGCCGTGCTCGAAGAGGTGGGCGTCCCCTACGAACTCCTGGACCGCCACCGCCTCGTGACGGCCGAACCCGCGCTGGCCAATTCGGCGCACAAACTCGCCGGCGGCCTGCGCTTGCCCAACGATGAAACCGGCGACTGCCAGCTTTTCACCCGCCGGCTGGCCGACATGGCGGCCGAGCTGGGCGTGGAATTCCGCTTCGGCGAAAGCGTCGCGGGCCTGAACACCGCCGGCGGCCAGATCACCGGCGTGCGCGTCGGCAACGAAGTCCTCACGGCCGACCGCTACGTGGCCGCCTTCGGCAGCTACACCCGCGCTTTCCTCGAACCGCTTGGGCTGGACCTGCCGGTGTATCCGGTCAAGGGCTATTCCCTGACCATCCCCATGAAGGACGAGGCCGCCGCGCCGGTGTCGACGGTGCTGGACGAAACCTACAAGGTCGCCGTCACGCGCTTTGACCAGCGGATCCGCGTGGGCGGCATGGCCGAACTCTCCGGCTTCGACCTGCGCCTGAAGGACGCGCGCCGCAAGACGCTGGAACTGGTGGTCAACGATCTGTTCCCTGGCAGCGGCCACGTGGCCGAAGCCGAGTTCTGGACGGGCCTGCGTCCCATGACGCCGGACAGCACGCCGGTCGTCGGCGCCACGCGCTACAACAACCTCTACCTGAACACCGGCCACGGCACGCTGGGCTGGACCATGGCATGCGGGTCCGGCAAGCTGGTCGCGGATCTGGTCATGGGGCAGCGCCCCGCGATCAGCACCGACGGACTCGGGCTCTCGCGCTACGACCGCCGCGCCGCGTCCCGCCAGCAACTCGTGCTGGATGGCAAGCGCGCCTGA
- a CDS encoding metallophosphoesterase family protein, whose product MTHFLHTADWQIGRQYGQFETDDAAMLAEARFEVVARIATLAAERRVDAVLVAGDVFDTQAVSDRSIRRLFAAMAGYTGPWVMIAGNHDAALADSVWSRAMQLGCIPANVHVPLTTGVVDLPDANIAVLAAPLTQRHTYDDVTQAFDTLESPAGRIRVGLAHGSVAGRLPDTIDATNPIAPDRADRASLDYLALGDWHGCLSIDARTWYAGTPEQDRFRGNEPGYVLDVRIDAPGAAPVVERIATGKFRWSAWTETLSLPTDAQALAERMAALRADDVLRLDVQGHVNLETWDALQKAVAEAAAQVRALLPDLSGVRLEPDEADLAELRASGYVGEVAAQLQALQADEDQSAVASEALRLLLRFQRETATPGAAK is encoded by the coding sequence ATGACCCATTTCCTGCACACTGCCGACTGGCAGATCGGCCGCCAGTACGGCCAGTTTGAAACCGACGATGCCGCCATGCTGGCCGAGGCCCGTTTCGAGGTCGTCGCGCGCATCGCCACCCTGGCCGCAGAGCGCCGCGTGGACGCCGTGCTGGTCGCCGGAGACGTCTTCGACACGCAAGCCGTGTCCGATCGAAGCATCCGCCGCCTCTTCGCCGCCATGGCCGGCTACACCGGTCCCTGGGTAATGATCGCGGGCAATCACGACGCGGCACTTGCCGACAGCGTCTGGAGCCGCGCCATGCAACTGGGCTGCATCCCGGCCAATGTGCACGTGCCGCTTACGACCGGCGTGGTGGACCTGCCGGATGCCAACATCGCCGTGCTCGCCGCACCGCTTACGCAGCGCCATACCTACGACGACGTCACCCAGGCTTTCGACACGCTGGAATCGCCAGCGGGGCGCATCCGCGTGGGCCTTGCCCACGGCAGCGTTGCCGGCCGCCTGCCCGACACGATCGACGCCACCAATCCCATCGCACCCGACCGCGCCGACCGCGCCAGCCTGGATTATCTGGCGCTGGGCGATTGGCACGGCTGCCTGTCCATCGACGCGCGCACCTGGTATGCCGGCACGCCGGAACAGGACCGCTTCCGCGGCAACGAGCCCGGCTACGTGCTGGACGTGCGCATCGACGCGCCGGGCGCCGCACCCGTGGTCGAACGCATTGCCACCGGCAAGTTCCGCTGGTCCGCCTGGACCGAAACCCTTAGCCTGCCCACCGATGCCCAGGCGCTGGCCGAGCGCATGGCGGCGTTGCGGGCCGACGACGTCCTGCGCCTGGACGTGCAGGGCCACGTCAACCTGGAAACCTGGGACGCCCTGCAAAAGGCGGTGGCCGAGGCCGCCGCGCAGGTGCGCGCCTTGCTGCCCGACTTGTCCGGCGTGCGCCTGGAACCCGACGAAGCCGACTTGGCCGAGTTGCGCGCCAGCGGCTACGTGGGCGAGGTCGCCGCGCAATTGCAGGCGCTGCAGGCGGACGAAGACCAGTCCGCCGTGGCCAGCGAGGCCCTACGCCTGCTGCTGCGGTTCCAGCGCGAAACCGCCACGCCGGGAGCCGCCAAATGA
- a CDS encoding AAA family ATPase, producing the protein MKISRIALEEFRKFRQRLSLDGLQDGLNLFVGPNEAGKSTVAAAIRAAFLERYSTSKVADLAPRGESGARPSVEVAFTHADHAYVLKKQFLSKARCELLVDDGAQRLDGEEAENALAVLLGFEMPGRGQSKPDLAGVPGLLWIRQGDGQNLHEAAGFAGSHLRDALTQLSGELASGDGDRLFDRVSAERAALLDARNGRPKGSYKDAEDALARAMTERDECGQAMAQLNADVDRLAELRRDHERAQAAQPWKDFEAKAVQARARLAALAKEREAFDGLQREQAQAAQTLALLQDQVRRDQQDEADYQSLLRDARAAHAHVQAMQEPLARALQQRQSHAAAVEAARRRVARLQVLADRRDLDRQLAQLTPELERLDGALVAATHLIQQGSALRTEAVQLEISDAEIEALRKAGRELGNLQLQQQAVATRLRYRLDAGAQALLDGKAVSGAGEVLLTAAAELDLPGVGRLQIEPGGQDLPALQRELARAESASAALLKRAGVDTLADAEQRHARYTALQRELEGMRKTLAIHAPRGVDALRTQRDEALARLAQLQERLAKLPPAHAAEDGLQVADADGSTDVDVDTSDDDLPDAIQALREAEAVAAQAEKAVADAQRALDADTARAQLLEGQAAARGAELQSDDRTAQRHARAGRLAEVRSAHDQLDLRVREARASLAEHRPELAEQDVQRFEKSAAIERDAQHKRHGDILQLQGKLDQAGAQGLGERLSEAQAACERLQRRRDEFTRRAAALDLLQKLLADKRAAATQRLQAPLARRLNHYLALLFPDAALRLDDALLPAALRRGDGEDALDALSFGTREQLGILARFAYADLLREAGRPTLLLLDDALVHTDDARRDFMKRALFDAATRHQILMFTCHGEAWRDMGVEQRRIG; encoded by the coding sequence ATGAAGATCTCCCGCATTGCCCTCGAAGAATTCCGCAAGTTCCGCCAGCGGCTGTCGCTGGACGGACTGCAAGACGGGCTTAACCTCTTCGTCGGCCCCAACGAGGCCGGCAAGAGCACGGTCGCGGCCGCCATCCGGGCCGCCTTCCTTGAACGCTACAGCACCAGCAAGGTCGCCGATCTGGCGCCACGCGGCGAATCGGGCGCACGCCCTAGTGTCGAAGTGGCCTTCACACACGCCGATCACGCCTACGTACTGAAAAAGCAATTCCTGTCCAAGGCCCGCTGCGAACTCTTGGTGGATGACGGCGCGCAGCGGCTGGACGGCGAAGAAGCCGAAAACGCGCTGGCCGTCTTGCTGGGCTTTGAAATGCCCGGCCGCGGCCAGAGCAAACCTGACCTGGCCGGCGTGCCGGGCCTGCTATGGATCCGCCAGGGCGACGGCCAGAACCTGCACGAAGCCGCCGGCTTTGCCGGCTCGCATCTTCGCGATGCACTGACGCAGCTCTCCGGCGAGCTGGCCTCCGGAGACGGCGACCGGCTGTTCGACCGCGTGTCGGCCGAGCGCGCCGCGCTGCTGGACGCCCGCAACGGCCGTCCCAAGGGCAGCTACAAAGACGCCGAGGACGCGCTTGCGCGCGCCATGACCGAGCGCGACGAGTGCGGGCAGGCCATGGCGCAACTCAACGCCGACGTCGACCGCCTGGCCGAATTGCGGCGCGATCACGAGCGCGCGCAGGCCGCGCAACCCTGGAAGGATTTCGAGGCCAAGGCCGTTCAGGCCCGCGCGCGCCTTGCCGCCCTGGCCAAGGAACGTGAAGCCTTCGACGGACTGCAACGCGAGCAGGCGCAGGCCGCCCAGACCCTCGCGCTGCTGCAGGACCAGGTCCGGCGCGATCAACAAGACGAAGCCGATTACCAATCGCTGTTGCGCGACGCGCGCGCGGCGCACGCCCACGTGCAGGCCATGCAGGAACCGCTGGCGCGCGCGCTGCAGCAGCGGCAATCGCATGCCGCGGCGGTCGAGGCCGCGCGCCGGCGCGTGGCTCGGCTTCAAGTGCTGGCCGACCGGCGCGACCTGGACCGGCAACTGGCCCAGCTCACGCCGGAACTCGAACGCCTGGACGGCGCCCTGGTCGCGGCCACCCACCTGATCCAGCAAGGATCGGCGTTGCGCACCGAGGCCGTCCAACTCGAGATCTCCGATGCCGAGATCGAGGCCCTGCGCAAGGCCGGCCGCGAGCTCGGAAACCTGCAGTTGCAGCAACAGGCGGTCGCCACGCGCTTGCGCTATCGACTTGATGCCGGCGCGCAGGCGCTGCTGGACGGCAAGGCCGTCAGCGGCGCGGGCGAAGTCCTGCTTACGGCTGCCGCCGAACTCGATCTGCCCGGTGTGGGCCGCCTGCAAATTGAGCCGGGCGGGCAAGACCTGCCGGCCCTGCAGCGCGAACTGGCGCGCGCCGAGTCGGCAAGCGCCGCGTTGCTCAAGCGGGCGGGCGTCGACACGCTGGCCGACGCGGAACAGCGTCACGCGCGCTACACCGCCTTGCAGCGCGAACTCGAAGGCATGCGCAAGACGCTTGCCATTCACGCGCCTCGCGGTGTGGATGCGCTGCGCACCCAGCGCGACGAGGCGCTGGCGCGGCTGGCGCAGTTGCAGGAACGGCTGGCCAAGCTGCCGCCCGCGCACGCAGCCGAAGACGGCCTTCAGGTTGCCGACGCCGACGGCAGCACCGACGTCGACGTCGACACAAGCGACGACGATCTGCCCGACGCCATCCAGGCCCTGCGCGAGGCCGAAGCCGTCGCCGCGCAGGCGGAAAAGGCCGTTGCCGACGCGCAGCGCGCGCTGGACGCCGACACGGCGCGTGCGCAGCTGCTGGAAGGGCAGGCGGCCGCCCGGGGCGCCGAATTGCAATCCGACGACCGCACGGCACAACGCCACGCCCGCGCCGGCCGTCTTGCCGAAGTGCGCAGCGCCCACGATCAGCTCGACCTGCGCGTACGCGAGGCTCGCGCCTCGCTGGCCGAACACCGGCCCGAACTCGCCGAACAGGACGTGCAGCGGTTCGAAAAATCCGCCGCCATCGAACGCGACGCCCAGCACAAGCGGCACGGCGACATCCTGCAATTGCAGGGCAAGCTGGACCAGGCCGGTGCGCAAGGCCTGGGCGAACGCCTGTCCGAAGCGCAGGCGGCCTGCGAGCGGCTGCAACGGCGCCGTGACGAATTCACAAGGCGCGCCGCCGCACTGGATCTGCTGCAAAAGCTGCTGGCCGACAAACGCGCCGCCGCCACGCAACGCCTGCAAGCGCCGCTCGCCCGCCGTCTCAACCACTATCTGGCGCTGCTCTTTCCCGACGCCGCGCTGCGCCTGGACGATGCGCTGCTGCCCGCGGCGCTGCGCCGGGGCGACGGCGAAGACGCGCTGGACGCCCTCAGTTTCGGCACGCGCGAGCAATTGGGCATCCTGGCCCGTTTTGCCTACGCCGATCTGCTGCGCGAGGCCGGCCGGCCTACCTTGCTGCTGCTGGACGACGCCCTGGTCCATACCGACGACGCCCGGCGCGACTTCATGAAGCGCGCACTGTTCGACGCCGCGACACGGCATCAGATCCTTATGTTCACCTGCCACGGCGAGGCCTGGCGGGACATGGGGGTGGAACAGCGCAGGATTGGTTAG
- a CDS encoding DMT family transporter, translating into MFINRSAWTARASTTLFVLLWSGGAIFAKWGLSHASAFGFLLFRFLLALAALMLIGARRGRWLPQPGTRMQVAATGALLIGSYSICYLLALDHGVTPGVLATLLGAQPILTLALTERRFAPARLAGLCLALAGLVLVVYQSIALTRLSVEGIVYACAALASMTGGAMLQKRVQQPPMDVMPLQYAISLVLCLLFAPFQPLHADWSVGFIVPLIWMGLVISVGATLLFYRMIQAGNLVNVTSLFYLVPVGTAALDYLILGNRLPALSLAGMAAILTGLMLVLRHPATR; encoded by the coding sequence ATGTTCATCAACCGAAGCGCGTGGACTGCCCGCGCGTCCACTACCTTGTTCGTGCTGCTGTGGAGCGGCGGCGCGATCTTTGCCAAATGGGGGCTGTCGCATGCCTCCGCGTTTGGGTTTCTCTTGTTCCGCTTCCTGCTTGCGCTGGCGGCGCTGATGCTGATTGGCGCGCGGCGCGGGCGTTGGTTGCCGCAACCCGGCACCCGCATGCAGGTCGCCGCGACGGGGGCGCTGCTGATCGGCAGCTACTCCATCTGCTATCTGCTGGCGCTGGACCACGGCGTGACGCCGGGCGTGCTGGCGACATTGCTCGGCGCGCAGCCCATCCTGACGCTGGCGCTGACGGAGCGCCGCTTTGCGCCGGCGCGGCTGGCGGGGCTCTGCCTGGCGCTCGCCGGGCTGGTGCTGGTCGTGTACCAGAGCATCGCGCTGACGCGGTTGTCCGTCGAGGGCATCGTGTACGCCTGCGCCGCGCTGGCCAGCATGACGGGCGGCGCCATGCTGCAAAAACGCGTCCAGCAGCCGCCGATGGACGTGATGCCGCTGCAGTACGCGATCAGCCTCGTGCTCTGCCTGCTGTTTGCGCCATTCCAGCCGCTGCACGCCGACTGGAGCGTCGGTTTTATCGTGCCGTTGATCTGGATGGGCCTCGTGATCTCGGTCGGCGCCACGCTGCTCTTCTACCGCATGATCCAGGCGGGCAACCTCGTCAACGTGACCAGCCTGTTCTATCTGGTGCCGGTGGGCACTGCGGCGCTGGATTACCTGATCCTGGGCAATCGCCTGCCGGCGCTCAGCCTGGCCGGGATGGCCGCGATCCTGACCGGGCTGATGCTGGTGCTACGCCATCCCGCCACGCGGTGA
- a CDS encoding FapA family protein, which translates to MQLTKKFVKAKNPCAGGYKWFLRDHNGQGDYQAVLDALVADGRVGDACWLLDQFGPTDAVLRLDTLDATAIVFAGTLEVRMGINVDTVVRAGRSLITGGGIRAGESIVAGENITAGGNIASGGNLRAGGDVAADWGIEIATRLDCGGNVRAKWDICAGQDLAVTGHLHAGQDIGAQGAIKCGQGIKAGGGVRAEQEINAGCGIQAGGSIQSGEHLACGWGLIAGEDIRAEGAIRAGEGAQAAGVIEAGAGHGVYAGLSVRLDAWDLCARVVAQTRPAQLVSGYWAGPEGADSADAAPSSQPWNGWMDVGAANRDGCAGGQRG; encoded by the coding sequence ATGCAACTCACCAAGAAATTCGTCAAAGCCAAGAACCCCTGCGCGGGCGGCTACAAATGGTTCCTCCGCGACCACAACGGCCAGGGGGACTACCAGGCCGTGCTCGATGCCCTGGTCGCCGACGGCCGTGTCGGCGACGCCTGCTGGCTGCTGGATCAGTTTGGTCCGACCGACGCCGTGCTGCGATTGGACACGCTGGATGCCACCGCCATCGTGTTTGCCGGAACGCTGGAAGTCCGCATGGGCATCAACGTGGACACGGTAGTGCGCGCGGGCCGCAGCCTCATTACGGGCGGCGGCATCCGCGCGGGCGAGTCGATCGTCGCCGGTGAAAACATCACCGCCGGCGGCAACATCGCCAGCGGCGGCAACCTGCGCGCCGGCGGCGACGTGGCGGCGGACTGGGGCATCGAGATTGCGACGCGCCTGGATTGCGGGGGCAATGTGCGCGCCAAGTGGGACATCTGCGCCGGACAGGACCTGGCCGTGACGGGCCACCTGCATGCCGGTCAGGACATCGGCGCGCAAGGCGCCATCAAATGCGGGCAAGGCATCAAGGCAGGCGGCGGCGTGCGCGCGGAACAGGAAATCAATGCCGGCTGCGGCATCCAGGCAGGCGGGTCGATTCAGTCGGGCGAACACCTCGCCTGCGGATGGGGCTTGATCGCCGGCGAGGACATTCGCGCCGAGGGCGCGATCCGGGCGGGCGAAGGCGCGCAGGCAGCCGGCGTCATCGAGGCTGGCGCGGGACACGGCGTCTACGCCGGCCTGAGCGTGCGGTTGGACGCGTGGGATCTGTGCGCGCGCGTTGTCGCGCAGACGCGGCCCGCGCAACTCGTGAGCGGGTATTGGGCGGGGCCGGAGGGTGCGGATAGCGCAGACGCCGCGCCCTCCAGCCAGCCATGGAACGGATGGATGGATGTGGGTGCGGCGAATCGCGATGGTTGCGCCGGCGGACAGCGAGGCTGA